A genomic window from Caballeronia sp. SBC1 includes:
- the ugpA gene encoding sn-glycerol-3-phosphate ABC transporter permease UgpA, whose translation MEKRSRFNTSLLPYLLVAPQLAITALFFLWPAGEALWQATQTQDAFGTSSEFVGLANFKQIFTDPLYLASFNTTIIFCTLVTVSGLVISLLLAACADRVTRGRKLYQTLLIWPYAVAPAIAAVLWSFLFNPSIGLVTYALAKYGIVWNHALNGSQAMFLVVLASVWKQVSYNFLFFYAGLQAIPRSLIEAAAIDGAGPVRRFFGIALPLLSPTSFFLLTVNVVYAFFDTFPVIDAATGGGPAQSTKTLIYKIFAEGFQGLDIGSSGAQSVVLMVIVVALTVVQFRFIERRVQYS comes from the coding sequence ATGGAAAAACGATCGCGGTTCAATACGAGCCTGCTGCCTTATTTGCTGGTCGCGCCGCAACTCGCCATCACCGCGCTCTTTTTTCTGTGGCCGGCCGGCGAGGCGCTGTGGCAGGCCACGCAGACCCAGGACGCGTTCGGCACATCGAGCGAGTTTGTCGGACTGGCGAATTTCAAGCAGATCTTTACCGATCCGCTTTACCTCGCGTCGTTCAACACGACCATCATCTTCTGCACGCTCGTCACTGTGTCGGGCCTGGTGATCTCGCTGCTGCTGGCCGCGTGCGCCGATCGGGTGACAAGAGGCAGGAAGCTTTATCAGACACTTTTGATCTGGCCGTACGCGGTTGCGCCGGCTATTGCCGCTGTGCTTTGGTCGTTCCTGTTTAATCCGAGCATTGGTTTGGTGACTTATGCGCTCGCGAAATACGGCATTGTCTGGAACCACGCGCTGAATGGCTCCCAAGCCATGTTTTTGGTCGTGCTGGCCTCGGTGTGGAAGCAGGTCAGTTATAACTTCCTGTTTTTCTACGCCGGCCTGCAGGCCATCCCGCGTTCGCTGATCGAGGCGGCGGCCATTGACGGCGCCGGACCCGTGCGGAGGTTCTTCGGAATCGCGCTGCCGTTGCTCTCGCCGACCAGTTTTTTCCTGCTGACCGTGAACGTGGTCTACGCCTTCTTCGATACCTTCCCGGTCATCGATGCAGCCACCGGCGGCGGTCCTGCGCAGTCCACAAAAACGCTCATCTACAAGATTTTCGCCGAGGGTTTCCAAGGCCTCGATATCGGCAGTTCCGGCGCGCAGTCGGTTGTGCTGATGGTGATCGTGGTGGCGCTGACCGTTGTGCAGTTCCGCTTTATTGAACGTCGGGTGCAGTACTCATGA
- the ugpE gene encoding sn-glycerol-3-phosphate ABC transporter permease UgpE, producing the protein MIENRRGFDLFCHAVLIVGVVLVVFPVYIAFCAATMNEAQVFSVPLSLIPSTHLFENIANIWTHGSGNAAAPFGHMLLNSLVMALVISIGKITISMLSAYAIVFFRFPFKNLAFWLIFITLMLPVEVRIFPTVQVVSSMHLSNTYAGLTLPLIASATATFLFRQFFMTLPDELMEAARIDGAGALRFLWDVVLPLSKTNIAALFVITFIYGWNQYLWPILITSDQSLQTAVVGIKSMIASGDTATEWHLVMTATLLAMLPPLAVVLTMQRWFVRGLVDSEK; encoded by the coding sequence ATGATCGAGAACCGTCGCGGTTTCGACCTGTTTTGCCACGCGGTGCTGATCGTGGGCGTGGTGCTGGTCGTGTTCCCTGTGTATATCGCTTTCTGCGCCGCCACCATGAACGAGGCGCAAGTATTCAGCGTGCCGCTTTCACTGATTCCGAGCACGCACTTGTTCGAGAACATAGCGAACATCTGGACGCACGGCAGCGGCAACGCGGCGGCGCCGTTCGGCCACATGTTGCTGAACAGCCTGGTCATGGCGCTCGTGATTTCGATCGGCAAGATCACTATCTCCATGTTGTCGGCCTACGCCATTGTGTTCTTCCGCTTCCCGTTTAAAAACCTGGCCTTCTGGCTAATCTTCATCACGCTGATGCTGCCGGTGGAAGTGCGTATTTTCCCGACGGTCCAGGTCGTTTCATCGATGCATCTCAGCAACACGTACGCCGGGCTGACGCTGCCGCTGATTGCATCGGCGACGGCGACGTTCCTGTTCCGCCAGTTCTTCATGACGCTGCCCGATGAACTGATGGAGGCGGCGCGCATCGACGGCGCCGGGGCATTGCGGTTCTTGTGGGACGTCGTGCTGCCACTGTCGAAGACGAACATTGCGGCGCTGTTCGTGATCACGTTCATCTACGGCTGGAACCAGTATTTGTGGCCGATCCTGATCACCAGCGACCAGTCTCTGCAAACCGCGGTGGTTGGCATCAAGAGCATGATCGCTTCCGGCGACACCGCCACCGAATGGCATCTCGTCATGACCGCGACGCTGCTGGCAATGTTGCCGCCGCTCGCGGTGGTACTGACGATGCAGCGCTGGTTCGTGCGTGGTCTCGTCGATTCCGAAAAATAA
- a CDS encoding transposase: MARLARLYVPEQPQHVILRGLDQQPAFVEAPDYELFIECLRTASRDHHLAIHAYALMPGAVHLLVTPRDEASLPKAMQAVGRRYVAHFNRRYARRGTLWEGRYRATVIEGETYFLLASRVVEMAPVHADLAALPQDYKWSSYRHHIGLTLDSLITDHPLYWKLGNTPFERQRAYTELCEQPLDEREANRLLQATLKGWVLGSDSYREWAGRAANRRVSPLPRGRPRKVRETPQTR; this comes from the coding sequence ATGGCACGGCTAGCACGACTCTACGTTCCCGAACAGCCGCAGCATGTCATCTTGCGCGGTCTCGACCAGCAGCCGGCTTTCGTCGAAGCTCCGGACTACGAGCTTTTCATCGAATGCCTGCGCACGGCCTCCCGCGACCACCATCTCGCCATCCACGCTTATGCGCTGATGCCAGGCGCGGTGCATCTGCTTGTCACTCCCCGCGACGAAGCCAGCCTCCCGAAAGCCATGCAGGCGGTCGGCCGGCGCTACGTCGCGCATTTCAATCGCCGTTATGCCCGCCGCGGCACCTTGTGGGAGGGCCGCTACCGGGCAACGGTGATCGAAGGTGAAACTTACTTCCTGCTCGCGAGCCGGGTGGTCGAGATGGCGCCGGTGCATGCCGACCTCGCGGCCCTCCCGCAAGACTACAAATGGTCCAGCTACCGCCATCACATTGGCTTGACGCTCGACAGCCTCATCACCGACCACCCGTTGTACTGGAAGCTCGGTAATACGCCCTTCGAACGACAGCGCGCCTATACGGAGCTGTGCGAGCAGCCGCTCGACGAACGCGAAGCCAACCGGCTGCTTCAGGCGACGCTCAAGGGCTGGGTGCTCGGCAGCGACTCCTACAGGGAGTGGGCAGGGCGTGCCGCTAACCGGCGCGTCTCACCGTTGCCTCGCGGCCGCCCTCGCAAGGTCCGCGAGACTCCTCAGACCCGTTAA
- a CDS encoding antibiotic biosynthesis monooxygenase, with the protein MILEVAQLPVKAGEEAAFEAAFAEAEKIISTQPGFLSHELVRGADADNGSQYVLLVRWETVAAHQEGFRNSAGYQTWRELLHKFYEPGVAVAHFATVAGALK; encoded by the coding sequence ATGATCCTTGAAGTTGCTCAATTGCCGGTGAAGGCGGGCGAAGAGGCCGCGTTCGAAGCGGCGTTCGCTGAAGCCGAAAAGATCATCTCGACGCAACCGGGTTTTCTCTCGCACGAACTGGTACGTGGCGCTGACGCGGACAACGGTTCGCAGTACGTGCTGCTCGTGCGTTGGGAAACGGTCGCGGCGCATCAGGAAGGTTTCCGCAATTCCGCCGGCTATCAAACGTGGCGCGAGTTGCTGCATAAATTCTATGAACCGGGTGTCGCGGTCGCGCATTTTGCGACGGTCGCGGGCGCCCTTAAATGA
- a CDS encoding YqjD family protein, translating to MNAFPNTRDAIGDSWNSTSRRARRISRHSRDAAQDIGGELRTLISEIEETLSEGTSADVAALRSQLSKSVDSARARLNNTHDAVRARANSALADADTYIHDKPWQTIALVGGLALVAGVLLARAR from the coding sequence ATGAACGCATTCCCCAATACGCGAGATGCCATCGGAGATTCATGGAACTCCACCAGCCGCCGCGCACGCCGTATTTCGCGTCACAGCCGCGACGCGGCGCAGGACATTGGCGGCGAGTTGCGCACGCTGATTTCGGAGATTGAAGAAACGTTGTCGGAAGGGACGTCAGCGGACGTCGCCGCGCTGCGGTCGCAGTTGAGCAAGAGCGTGGATTCAGCACGCGCGCGTTTGAATAATACGCACGACGCGGTACGCGCTCGCGCGAATTCGGCCTTGGCCGATGCGGACACCTATATTCACGATAAACCGTGGCAAACCATTGCCCTGGTGGGCGGTCTGGCGTTGGTCGCAGGCGTGTTGCTGGCCCGCGCGCGATAA
- the ugpQ gene encoding glycerophosphodiester phosphodiesterase: MKNWPYPRIVAHRGGGKVAPENTLDGIDTGARLGLKMIEFDAKLSADNVVFLLHDDLVDRTSNGRGPAKDLRYEELEQLDAGSWFDPSFAGARMPTLAQVAERCFAHGLAANIEIKPCEGRDVETGVLVAQEAARLWTGAEPVPLLSSFSYAALEAAAGAAPDLPRGMLYEAIPSDWRAQTAALACVSLHADHKTLDERLVAQIKDSGLRILAYTVNDPERARELAKWGVDAICTDRIDMIGANFLD, translated from the coding sequence ATGAAGAACTGGCCTTATCCGCGCATCGTGGCGCATCGTGGCGGCGGGAAAGTCGCGCCGGAAAACACGCTCGACGGCATTGATACCGGCGCGCGGCTCGGTCTGAAAATGATCGAGTTCGATGCGAAGTTATCGGCGGACAACGTTGTGTTTTTGCTACATGACGATCTGGTCGACCGCACGTCGAACGGGCGTGGCCCGGCGAAAGACCTTCGCTACGAAGAGCTTGAGCAACTCGATGCCGGAAGCTGGTTCGATCCGAGTTTCGCGGGTGCGCGCATGCCGACGCTCGCTCAAGTGGCGGAACGGTGTTTTGCGCACGGATTGGCGGCGAATATCGAAATCAAGCCGTGCGAAGGGCGCGATGTCGAAACGGGCGTTCTGGTGGCGCAAGAAGCTGCGCGGCTGTGGACGGGCGCAGAACCGGTGCCGCTGTTGTCGTCGTTTTCCTACGCTGCGCTTGAAGCCGCCGCCGGCGCTGCGCCTGATTTGCCGCGCGGCATGCTCTACGAAGCCATACCCAGCGACTGGCGCGCCCAAACTGCCGCGTTGGCGTGTGTATCGCTGCATGCGGACCACAAGACGCTGGACGAGCGTCTGGTCGCGCAGATAAAGGATTCCGGCTTGCGGATCCTGGCCTACACCGTGAACGACCCAGAGCGAGCGCGCGAGCTCGCGAAATGGGGCGTGGACGCGATCTGCACGGACCGTATCGACATGATCGGCGCGAATTTTCTGGACTGA
- a CDS encoding sn-glycerol-3-phosphate import ATP-binding protein UgpC produces MAALSLQGVKKTYDSKQFVLHGIDVEVTDGEFVVMVGPSGCGKSTLLRMVAGLESVSEGTISIGEKVVNTLEPKDRDIAMVFQNYALYPHMSVAQNMAYALKIGGVSKSEIDRRVQNAAKILELEPLLARKPRELSGGQRQRVAMGRAIVREPAVFLFDEPLSNLDAKLRVQMRLEIQRLHARLATTSLYVTHDQIEAMTLAQRVIVMNRGRAEQIGPPTEVYERPATVFVASFIGSPAMNLLEGRVSDDGLSFDVAGNGPRLPLVGMQSLQQDLKGREWVLGIRPEHMLPEQQSAHVTLTVDSCELLGADNLAHGRWGKHDVAVRLPHEHRPARGEALEVALPAHRLHIFDPATGLRVN; encoded by the coding sequence ATGGCTGCACTGAGCCTTCAAGGCGTCAAGAAAACCTACGACAGCAAGCAGTTCGTTCTGCACGGCATCGACGTGGAAGTAACGGACGGAGAATTCGTCGTGATGGTCGGGCCGTCCGGCTGCGGGAAATCGACTCTGCTGCGGATGGTCGCGGGGCTGGAAAGCGTGTCCGAAGGGACGATTTCCATCGGCGAGAAAGTGGTGAACACGCTGGAGCCGAAGGACCGGGACATCGCGATGGTGTTCCAAAACTACGCGCTGTATCCGCACATGAGCGTCGCGCAGAACATGGCGTACGCGCTGAAGATCGGTGGCGTCAGCAAATCGGAAATCGACCGGCGCGTGCAGAATGCCGCGAAGATCCTGGAACTCGAACCGTTGCTCGCCCGCAAGCCGCGCGAGTTGTCCGGCGGCCAGCGGCAACGCGTGGCAATGGGACGCGCGATCGTGCGCGAACCGGCCGTGTTTCTGTTCGACGAACCGCTGTCCAACCTCGACGCCAAGTTGCGCGTGCAAATGCGCCTGGAAATCCAGCGGCTGCACGCGCGTCTCGCGACCACGAGCCTGTACGTCACGCATGACCAGATTGAGGCGATGACGCTCGCGCAGCGCGTGATCGTGATGAATCGCGGCCGTGCCGAGCAGATCGGGCCGCCGACCGAAGTCTACGAACGTCCGGCGACGGTGTTCGTCGCGAGTTTTATCGGCTCACCAGCGATGAATCTGCTGGAAGGCCGTGTCTCGGACGACGGTTTGAGCTTCGATGTCGCGGGTAACGGGCCGCGCCTGCCGCTCGTGGGCATGCAGTCGCTGCAGCAGGATCTGAAGGGCCGCGAGTGGGTGCTGGGCATTCGGCCGGAACACATGCTGCCGGAGCAGCAGAGCGCGCATGTCACGTTGACGGTCGATTCCTGTGAACTACTCGGCGCCGATAATCTGGCACACGGCCGTTGGGGCAAACACGACGTCGCGGTGCGTTTGCCGCACGAACATCGTCCGGCGCGCGGCGAGGCGCTGGAAGTGGCGCTGCCGGCTCACCGTCTTCACATCTTCGATCCGGCGACCGGTTTGCGCGTCAATTAA
- a CDS encoding OmpW family protein, which produces MKIKRVVTGVAAFACVSGAAHAQSANTFYLTTGWFHFAPISSSGPLKETSVGGSPVGIEVPNTGASLSSADTAGFTAGYFVTDHIAGEFVLGIPPTFNLEGQKSYSQYGTLGSAKQWSPTLLLKYYFMQPQSKIRPYVGIGVTRVWFTDAKITNSSFETNVLHGPTDVSTDSSWAPVFNAGLTYAFNDHWFAGFSISFVPLHATAKLTTQAQTPVGQLTVNTEAKLKLNPIVTYLNVGYRF; this is translated from the coding sequence ATGAAAATAAAACGGGTTGTTACGGGGGTCGCCGCATTTGCGTGCGTGTCTGGCGCAGCACATGCACAGTCGGCGAACACTTTTTACCTCACCACCGGCTGGTTCCACTTTGCACCTATCTCCAGTAGCGGCCCGCTGAAGGAAACGAGCGTAGGCGGATCGCCAGTCGGCATTGAAGTACCTAACACTGGCGCGAGCCTCTCTAGCGCCGACACTGCAGGCTTCACCGCTGGCTACTTTGTCACCGACCATATTGCTGGCGAATTCGTTCTCGGCATTCCGCCCACGTTCAACCTGGAAGGCCAAAAATCCTACTCGCAATATGGCACGCTGGGTTCGGCCAAGCAGTGGAGTCCCACGTTGCTCCTGAAGTACTACTTCATGCAACCGCAGTCGAAGATTCGCCCGTACGTGGGCATTGGCGTAACGCGCGTGTGGTTCACCGACGCAAAGATCACGAATAGCTCCTTCGAAACCAACGTACTGCATGGTCCGACCGACGTATCGACGGATAGTTCGTGGGCGCCCGTGTTTAATGCAGGCCTTACATACGCCTTCAACGACCACTGGTTCGCAGGTTTCTCCATCTCCTTCGTGCCCCTCCACGCCACGGCAAAGTTGACGACGCAGGCGCAGACGCCAGTTGGCCAGCTCACCGTCAACACCGAAGCAAAATTGAAGCTGAATCCGATCGTGACGTACCTGAACGTCGGGTATCGGTTTTAA